The Archocentrus centrarchus isolate MPI-CPG fArcCen1 chromosome 1, fArcCen1, whole genome shotgun sequence genome includes the window TGAAACatgatttaaaacaattttgccACCAGGTTCCAGGTCCTGGGTTTCAGTGCCTCTACATGAGTTCTTAAAGTCACGTCCTGCTTGCAAGAGTGTGAAGTTCTGATAACAGTTTTAGTTGGTTTTTTGCTCcacttaaataattttaatcCAGTTGGGCTGACTCGATCCAGTCAGAGGAAAAACATGAGCTCAAAAGACCTTGGCTGGGCTGCTGTAGACTCCAATAAAACTTGAACGTCCACATAGGAAAACACGACaaatgaaatgcagcagctattAGATTATTACAAGAGGGAACTGGTCTGAAAAACTTCACAAAAGGCTCAGTCCCTGCCCTCAACAAGACCACAGTGTCATGAAATTCACTGCAGGCCTTGTTAGGCcttagtcacacaggcctagagacctgCTGGAAATCATTTGACAACCACCAGTCACAAGATAAAAatgttggcaagtggttgctggcagtcgctgtgaaattgattgctGAGCTCTATTCACTCAGGTCTCAAGCAGTCAGTAACCCCTGGTAACCACCAGCTGCTAGGGAAAACTGTGTAATCACAACCAGTTGGCGAGTGGCTGCTGTTCATGGTGGATGCTGCTTGCAGTTGCTAACTGAAATGGGTTGCAAAGAGTTTTCATTCTCTTTGCGACCAATTTCTTAGGTTGTTAGCAGGCTGCCATGATCACCACTCGCAAACTTCTCACCAAGTGGGAGTGaaactgagacacacacacacacacaccggaaACGAAGAACGTTCCCTTTCAAAAGTTgagccttttgaaatgtgttcgTTTCAGTAAGTTGGTTCCACTAAAGCAAAACTTTTACCTTGAAGGTgaactttttccattttcagttttcattacaAGTTACAGCAACAAGTTGGTGTCTTCTATGCAAACTACTGGTGACCATAGTAATCTACCAGCAACTGAAGCAATCCCAaaaaggtttttggtgcagcctTCTGGCAattggttggggaatacacattccCTTGTACCTGAAGTTACTAGGTGGTGGCTGGTCTCCAGGCCTTTGTGACTCAGGCCTTACAAAGTTTACTTCAATCTTGGACAAACCCACAACTCATCACATGATACTGGTGACAGATGGACAACAAGGTGTAGTGGCATCATCTTGTTCTTTTGAACAACTTTGAGTAGAATTCAAGCTGTGTCCCACAGCATACTCATCAGTCTGAAAGCCAGATTTATAAAGCGGCCTTAGTTTTGTTCATATAGAAATGTCCTTTCAGCATTACAATATCATTAAACTGCCAAACAGGCCTTAAGACATCAACATTCAAGTGCCATCAACTTTATCGAGAGGCAACGCTTGTAAAAGCAAAGCCGTTGACATGACAtccttttgcttatttttaCCACCAATCACTACTAGCTGAGTTGTGGTTACCACTGTGCATGATTGGTCCTTCtcaaaaagagggaaaaaggtCCTTTGATTTTAGAGCCACTGTGTACTGCACTGAGTCTCTTTGATTAATAAGATCTAGTCCTTCACTGATAGCTGAAACAGGAAATATCGAACAGTAATAGAAGAAATCCCATAAGCAACAAGAGAAGCTAAGGAGGAACTAACAAAGGCAAAGGGGTGTAGGAGTTCCACATGGGATGTTTCTTCACAGAAGTGCCTTAACTTGAACACAAAGGCATGTGGGTCAGGATCCATTACAGGCTCAGGGCCAACACCGAAAGGACTCCTGATGAGAGACGAATTACAAGTAGCACAAACAAACACggtctctctctgtgcttctgGAGCTGTGGATGAAAGGATAATAGGAGAATGTGACTAAAACTTGAAGAACAGATATGATGCAGCAGTCAAGCAATTAACACATTTTACAGTATCCCTTCTCACCTGTTGCCCCCATAAAAGATCTGAGCACCTTAAAGGAACAGCATCGAGAGCAGAAGCTGTTTGCCACAGttactgcagttcctctgcaatACAAAGAGACAGTAGGTTGGAGCTGGTGCCaataaaaaataagataaaattaaATACGATGATGACGTGATGCCTAAATATAACCCAAATTCTTGCTACAAGTTTCACTCTCACCCGTTTCTTAGAACTGAGAAGACAGCATTGCAGTTAGAACAGTTGCCTTtggagacagaaagaaacagcCAAGAATAGAGCTGTAAGACTTACTGAAAAACACTTCTGTCATCACTGAGGTATAATAAGAGGGAAGAAATCAGTGAAGGATTCGGAGCAGACTGACCTGTGACAGCCGTGGGATAGCGTTTACGcagtttctcagtcagtttTGACACCTTGCTGCGTATTGGTTCATTTCGGCTTAGAAGACCATTTTCAGAAATTGTGTCATACTCGGGAGTTCCAAGGGGCCCATCATCATCCTCCTGAAGGAAAGGAAAAGGAGTGAGacagacaaaaaatatatatatataaatataggtTTTTACATAATGTATGAGCTTTGGAGTTGAAACTCCAAATAAAAATTAGCTAGACTGACTAAGAGTGATTGGCAATAAATCAAGCATGATGATTACAATTACAAGTAACAGGGTGATCATGAACAAGGAAAATACATGCATTCAAGGAAATACACTTGCTGTACTAAATCTGACAAAAATAAGGGCAGCAATCTCCGGAAGACCAAATAAACATTTTGCACGGATATCCTTTTAATTTTACAGAAATATAAGTGTTGTTAATCCTTCTTAATGGCTTAATTTTCATTACAGAGTGGCTTGATAAAGGTACCGTATATACAACTTCCTTTGAACTACGCAAAGTAAAGGTTACGAAATCCACTAAAAATCTCATCTACTGCTCTGGGTGACAGCAGTGACGTGGTACCAGATGAACAGAGAGCAAGAGGACATGCCAGCAGAAGAAATGAGCTGTGATGTGGAAAAACTTAATATTTCTTGTTAAGAGGTTAAATCCAacctcaacaacaacaaaaaaactttctACTGTAGCTAATCGAACAGTTTGACAATTTGGTAGATGACAAAAGTGTCAGTGCTTACACATTTCTGTATTAAATGTTTAAGCCACTGACACTTTTGTCATCTACCAAAGTGTCAAAGTGTCAGTGGCTTACACATTTCTGGTATTAAATGTTTGAAGGAGTTCAAAATGGTTTTTATGTAGTAAGAGCTCAaagatttttaaagcactttttggAATTTTAAGTAAAACTTACACCACATGGGGGCAGCGTTGTACCAGTGGATGTGCtgaagtgttttgttttattttttactttttaaaagacaaattTCTTTTTAGCCCTAGCCCCATTGCCactattataaataaaaatgtgcttttaatgTCTTCTCTGATTAAATCAAGGTACACAATCTTTTCATGCAGATTGGTATTACACAAAAGTACAGCCTGGGCCTAGTTCAACTTCACTTGATATCTCTTTAACACATTAGATATTAGATATTTTGGACATGTCACATATCTGTGCTACAAATGAAGATTCAGCCAGTAGAGATAGATGAGCATAGCTCTATTCATTGCCTGTTGATGTAGCAATTACACTGAAAGCAAAGCcaataaataaaggaataaaataaatgatattGTGGACAACTTCGTACATGAAcataatgcaattttttaaataagatcACAAAATGCTTCATAACTGCTTTCATCCAAACACATGGCTTAAAGGAAGAAAAGCAGATTTCACTAATGTAATAAACCTCAAACATTCTGGTCATGCAGAATAATGAAAAAACACCCTTTATAACTGGAGGCAACAATTATGGGTATGTTATTTAAAGCATTATCACTGCACATAACTCCTGCCAAGgtaggtggatggatggatggatggatgatggatggatggatggatggatggatggatggatggatggatggtaggGCTTGCACAATGAAATCCACTTACCACCATGACCAATGGGGTTTCCTTGTCAGGCAACGAAATAAGAGACAAGAAAACTTTTACCTACAAGCACTGATATTGGTGTGACTAACCATGAACATACCCAAAACTGTGcttcaaaaagcaaaaagaataAAGACAACAGAAAGTtacccaaaaataaataaataaaagcttatGACACATGAAGTGTTCATGCATCAAGTAGGTGTAGCAGTGCAAGTTACAGGATGATGGGTGAACTAGCCTCCTCCAAACAAAGGGGGATAACACTTACCTGTGTGGAAACAGAATTTTCCTGAGTTAAGAGGAcagcagaggaaaaataaaaacaggaagtatgtcAGCAACAAAAGCTTCCTCCCTCCTAACAGTTATTAGCAAGCTCCAACAgtgaattttttattatttccctAAATTGTGCAAAAATTCAccagccagtttttttttttttttttttctgtctataTACACACTACATATATACACTACTATATACACTAAGTGCAACATAACAAATGTCTTTCTGCTCTGttgtaaatgtaaacgtgtgcCAAATCAGGTTTAAAAAATGCTTCTAGCTTGGTCAGACAAATACATCATACAAACCATTTTTCATAGTATAACCTTGGCAGAAAAACAATTATACATACCACACAAACATATAAACAGACATCCAAGAATGACAACTGCAAAGCATGGGATCACAGATTGAAGGGTGATGAgatatgcatgtatgtgtgtgtgtgtgtgtgcgcacacagtGACAtacaaatgtaattttaaagtaCATCAGAAAATGTGAAGTTTGTATTTACCTCAATAGCATCCTTAAATTCATTCATCAGGCTCAGCTTCCTCAGCTTCTTCTATACTGCCAGGAGACAGATCCTGTtgggaaaaacacacatacaatcaCATTATTAACTGAACACTTGTTTACTTCAGACAGCTCCGAAAACCCTGCTGATCCCAGAGTCAGCACCCAGGACAGCTGTCAAAATGCTGTATGATCAACAGATCTTAAATCAGGATCCACACATGAATAAGTGAAGCTTCGTCCCACTGTCGAATAGCTGTAATTCATATTTAATCTGTTTGCTGGAGTATAAAATCATAGCAGAGAAAGTGGCACAGAGGATGACAGGAAATTTCTATGCACAGACTTGCATTGCAGTACCAGTACCAGATGAATATACACTGAGAAAATGGGATAAACATTGTGGGAGGCTTTCAGCTGTACTTTAACTTGGGTTTAATGTAAGCCCACATAAACTTTGCCCTCCGTGCTTCCTTCTCTCACCTCCAGACTAGTCGGTGTGGGGGTCCTCTCCAATAAGTTGCCTTGTTCTTGTTCTTCACACACCCCTTCTGAGGTCTGGGTCTACCcatgtgaaacagtttcttAAGCTCCAATAAACTGGAACAGATTAACATAACAGCACATGAGAAACTTCACTTTGCTTTTGTATACAAATGTTACTTTTAACCATCGACTGTATTTATGAGATGGATATAGCCACCTTAAAGTCATTCACTGATTTGTGGACTAGCATTCCAAAGCCTCAAATTCAGTTTTTTATGCTGATGAGAATGTAATGTACTAGTGACCAACATGTATTACTAGCACTGGCTAGCTATCTTCATTAGCTGTGACTGGCTCCAATGGCCAtttgaagaactgcagttttcaacACGTCAGCGTTCATTTTTTCAGCCTTCGGGGTTGTTTGCTTTCAAATGAACTAACCTCTGCAAAAGTCTCTGTTCCACAGAAAGATGACACTGTTGAGTCCAGCAAGCACCCAGGCCACAGGAGCAACATAGAGTAGACACACCATGACTAACATCCCTCCATAGAACCTGGAGGTGGGACATTAGACACGTCACTTTAAAACTATGTGAGAAATTGATCAGCCACAAACATACTAACAAAACTCCTTGGTAGGTTCACATTTAATACTTTAAGCTGTAACTGCTGACATACATCTGAATAACTTCAATTACTACTGCCAACAAGGTGCTATAGAGAAGAGCTCAGTGAAGTAAGGGCTGTTACAGCATGtacatttcatttaaatgcaATATGGCTGTTGATAATGACTCAGGCAATATgtatgtgagtgagtgagtgagtgagtgagtgagtgagtagACCTTGATGACTTGGTATGATTATCCCAGTACAAGACTTTGTAAGCAGCTTCTGCTGACTGACAAGCAGAGGACAGCAATGTCATCCAGCTGCTTCAACCTGGTGAAAGCAGAGAATACCCACAAATAAAGTGTTACCAAAGATACATTTCAAcccatttacaaaacaaaaaatatatatgtatacacaatATTACTTAAACTCAGTAATGTGCAGAAAgttgagaaaaaaagaggaagtaacTGACTTCCTCTAATTTCATAATCATTCTCTgccttatttttctttaaattgcaTATTTTAAAATGGTATAAAACAAAGGGATATGCAAATTCAAAGTCAATTGTAGAAACTGTCACAGCTAACGGCACTGTAAGGCAATATGATGATGACCAGGGACACGTTCAAGTTTATAATAAGTAGGAAATAATGTGtaaaaaacagtttgatcatCACTGCCACCAACAAGTGTTAATAAATGTAAAGTTAACACAGACAAAGTTTTTcccaa containing:
- the zfyve27 gene encoding LOW QUALITY PROTEIN: protrudin (The sequence of the model RefSeq protein was modified relative to this genomic sequence to represent the inferred CDS: inserted 1 base in 1 codon; deleted 5 bases in 4 codons) is translated as MAMHCTGSFQDPAQGTGDRGELVHTLSKETPGSPNASELGSPRSTPNFDLLNMVVSYKRMALFVEPVTDAVELIRFLLGWKMPLCSLLVCIFLNVVFCTVNEVGWFTVSLAAVSMPAALGYLQDRCRGRASEAELQKRRFHAVHRRDLQIVHLTKQEAMLEVKDLLKQLDDLLSSACQSAEAAYKVLYWDNHTKSSRFYGGMLVMVCLLYVAPVAWVLAGLNSVIFLWNRDFCRVYWSLRNFHMGXTQTSEGVCEEQEQGNLLERTPTPTSLEDLSPGSIEEAEEAEPDEEFKDAIEEDDDGPLGTPEYDTISENGLLSRNEPIRSKVSKLTEKLRKRYPTAVTGNCSNCNAVFSVLRKQRNCSNCGNSFCSRCCSFKVLRSFMGATAPEAQRETVFVCATCNSSLIRSPFGVGPEPVMDPDPHAFVFKLRHFCEETSHVELLHPFAFVSSSLASLVAYGISSITVRYFLFQLSVKD